One genomic region from Flagellimonas oceani encodes:
- a CDS encoding zinc-ribbon domain-containing protein — protein MILFFGTRPGKKETKRLPHVSCSHCGQTGTITAVAQPNYAHLFWIPLFTINNIRYAECSHCKKVYYKEDFTPEMERALST, from the coding sequence ATGATACTTTTCTTCGGAACAAGACCCGGCAAAAAAGAAACCAAAAGGTTGCCCCATGTTTCCTGTTCGCATTGCGGGCAAACGGGAACCATCACCGCAGTTGCCCAGCCCAACTACGCCCATTTGTTCTGGATTCCGTTGTTTACGATCAACAATATCCGTTATGCGGAATGTTCGCACTGTAAAAAAGTGTATTACAAAGAAGATTTTACCCCAGAAATGGAGCGGGCACTATCCACATAA